Proteins found in one Oncorhynchus tshawytscha isolate Ot180627B linkage group LG25, Otsh_v2.0, whole genome shotgun sequence genomic segment:
- the cdc42ep1a gene encoding cdc42 effector protein 1 produces MNLGKIPGLKGLVAGSQGKRHFKGDLTLDMISPPLGDFRHTMHVGRGGDVFGDTSFLSNHGGAANGNEDDDSVTSPDNKIGAFFSRTLRHVRKTPEHPRVGSKDLSPPPPPISPIIKNAVSLPRLDVDGCPIKNLFHTSPTSLDETTYGYGLESGFVTLPRLSRSAERQSQQGGSNSCTPNTHCGSLTDVSALLSSSADPTLTTGPSHMTRFDSLSSMASFTFDLGPSLMSEVFGLIDSPNGHPEPSHAWEAEEAEEPSGSAIGFATNEGSEMDSEMDATTASLVDSLLREDCSSSRKSPYGMEWEEEEEEARRMEVNGGEQHLKGAVPDLVMGSPSRQRPAMESERFQGATDVLGVLYGVGGLLKGQQRMDLEGKVTMCQTMKKTPYICITSDEEEEEEIKV; encoded by the exons ATGAACCTGGGGAAGATCCCTGGGTTGAAGGGCCTGGTGGCCGGCTCTCAGGGTAAACGTCATTTCAAGGGTGACCTCACCTTGGACATGATCAGCCCTCCGCTGGGAGACTTCCGTCACACCATGCACGTGGGCCGTGGAGGGGACGTGTTCGGGGACACTTCGTTCCTTAGCAATCACGGCGGGGCCGCCAACGGAAACGAGGATGATGATTCCGTCACAAGTCCTGACAACAAGATCGGGGCTTTCTTCTCCCGGACCCTCCGGCATGTTCGGAAGACACCAGAGCATCCCAGGGTGGGGTCGAAGGACCTGTCCCCgccaccccctcccatctcccccatcATCAAGAACGCAGTGTCGCTCCCCCGGCTGGATGTGGACGGCTGCCCTATTAAAAACCTCTTCCACACCTCTCCTACCTCCCTGGATGAGACCACTTATGGTTATG GTCTGGAGTCAGGTTTCGTTACTCTGCCCCGTCTCTCCCGCTCAGCGGAGCGTCAGTCGCAGCAGGGAGGCTCTaactcctgtacccccaacaccCACTGCGGCTCGCTCACCGACGTCTctgccctcctgtcctcctccgcTGACCCGACCCTGACCACTGGCCCCAGTCACATGACCCGGTTCGACTCCTTGTCCTCCATGGCATCCTTCACATTCGACCTGGGGCCCTCCCTCATGAGCGAGGTGTTCGGTTTGATTGACAGCCCTAATGGCCACCCAGAGCCCAGCCACGCCTGGGAGGCAGAAGAGGCGGAAGAGCCAAGTGGCTCTGCGATTGGGTTTGCGACCAATGAAGGCTCGGAGATGGACTCGGAGATGGATGCCACCACTGCCTCATTGGTGGATTCTCTGCTTCGAGAGGACTGTAGTAGCAGCAGGAAGAGTCCATATGGGATGGagtgggaagaggaggaagaggaggctaggAGAATGGAGGTGAATGGAGGTGAGCAGcatcttaaaggggcagtgcctGATTTAGTTATGGGCTCCCCCTCTAGACAGAGGCCTGCTATGGAGAGTGAGAGGTTCCAGGGTGCCACTGATGTGCTGGGGGTGCTCTATGGGGTTGGAGGGCTCCTGAAGGGGCAGCAGAGGATGGATCTGGAGGGAAAGGTGACCATGTGCCAGACCATGAAGAAAACCCCTTACATCTGCATTACatctgatgaggaggaggaggaggaaatcaAAGTCTGA